DNA from Krasilnikovia cinnamomea:
AGGGACTGCGCGACGGGAGCACGCCGGGCTACTTCGACGACGCCTCCAAGCTCGGCTACCTGCCAGCCGGCGGGTTCGGGTTCTTCCGGGCCGGATTGCTGGACACCCACTTTTCGCACCGGGGACGGTGGGGCCGCTCGGCGCGTCTCGCGGCAGACACCGGCCACGACCGCGTCTTCGGACTCGACCAGGACACCGCGCTGGAGGTCACCGGGGTCGGCGGGCGGCACGAGTCGATGCGCGTTCTCGGCGCTTCCGGTGTCCATGTGCTCGATCTGCGCCACGCCAGGGCGCGCACAGGCGTGGACGGCTGGAGGATCCGCGGCGTGCGATGGACCCGGTTGAGCGACGGCGACGGCTATGACGCGCGAGCGTGGCGCCTGAGGACCAACAAGCCCGGATACCGGGGCACCGCGCCGGGCTGCCCGGCTGCGGCGGCTGACGTGTTCGGCCGGGAGGTGTTGTCGACCCTCGCCGCGGATCTGGCCGGGCGACGCGAGTGCCGTACCGCAGCGGGCCGCACCAGCGAGCAGCACCCCGCGTTCGTGGTGGATCTGCGTCGCGGCCAGCGGTTCACCGCCTACGGGGTGGGCAGCGCGGCGACGTACAGCGGGCTGCGCGTGAGCATCCGCGGGGCATGAAAGCCTGGGGCGGGTTCCCGGGCGAGTGCCCGGGAACCCGCCCCGATCACGAGGCGACGGTGTCCACCAGCCCGGCGAGCAGGGCGACCCGGGGTGCCACCGAAGCCAGGTCCAGCCACTCGGCGGCGCTGTGGTCGTCGCCGCCGACCGGTCCGAGTCCGTCGAGCACGGGGACACCGGCGGCGGCCAGCAGGTTGGCGTCGGCGCACCCGCCGGTCTGGGCGGCCTGCACGGGAACGTCCAGTTCGGTCCCCACCTGCTTGGCGAGCTTGATCAGCTCGTCGGTGCCGGCTGAGCCTTCCCACGGCGGGGTCGGGGCGATCACCGACACGACCGCCGAGACGCCGGGTACGCGGGGTTCATGGGCGGCTGCGGTGATCGCCGCGAGCGCGTGCTCGAACGCGTCGGTCCGGTCGGAACGCACGTCGACCACGAGCGTGGCCTGTTCGGGCACCACGTTGGCGCGCTCCCCGGCCTGTAGCACCCCGACATTGACGGTGACCGACGGCCAGCGGCCGTTGAGCTCCTGCAGGGCGATCGTCAGGCGGGCGGCCGCCAGTGCGGCGTGGGCGCCACGTTCGGGCTCGATGCCCGCATGCGCGGCACGCCCGCGCAGCGTCACCTTGATGTCGGCGACGCCCTTGCGGCCCGACACCAGATCGCCGTTCTCGCGGGCGCACTCGAGGCACAGGGCGACGTCCGTCTCGCGGGCGAGGCGGTCGAGCAGCGCACGGCTGCCCACCGAGCCGATCTCCTCATCCGGCGTGGCGAGCAGGACGAGTTCGCCGAAGGAGGTACGGCCGCACAGCAGCAGACTCTCGATCGCGGCCAGCCCGGCCAGCACGCCGCCCTTGTCGTCGCACACCCCGGGACCGTATGCACGGCCCCCGTCCACCCGGAACGGACGGCTGGCTGCGGTGCCGGGTGGGAACACCGTGTCGAGGTGCGCGGCGAGCAGGACTCGCCGCGTGCCGGTACCGCGGATGCGGGCGAGGACGGCGTCGCCGAGCGGGGCGCCCGTGGCGTCGCGCAGGGGGATGCGACGGGTCTGCAGCCCGGCCTTCTCGGTCCAGGCCGCCAGCAGGCCGGCGACCCGGTGCAGGCCCGTCACGTCGCGGCTGCCCGAGTCGATGTTCACGAGCCGGCCCAGCCGTTGCAGGTACGCGGGATGGCGCTGCCACGCCGCGTCGCGCAGGTTCACAGGACCTTCGACAGGAACGCACGGGTGCGTTCGCTGCGGGGGTTGCCGAGGACCTCGGCTGGTGTCCCGGTCTCGACGACCGCGCCGCCGTCGAGGAACACCACCTGGTCGGCCACCTGGCTGGCGAAGCCCATCTCGTGCGTTACCACGATCATGGTCATCCCGTCGGCGGCCAGGTCTCGCATGACGTCGAGGACCTCGCCGACCAGTTCCGGGTCCAGCGCGGAGGTCGGCTCGTCGAACAGCATCAGCTTGGGCCGCATCGCCAGGGCGCGCGCGATGGCCACCCGCTGCTGCTGCCCGCCGGAGAGCTGGGCCGGGTAGGCCCCGGCCTTGTCGGCCAGGCCGACGCGTTCCAGCAGGACGGCCGCCTGTTCGCGGGCCTGTGCGACCGGTTCGCGCAACACGTGTACGGGAGCCTCGGTGATGTTCTGCAGCACGGTCAGGTGCCCGAAGAGGTTGAACCGCTGGAAGACCATGCCGATCTCGCGCCGCCGGGTCGCCACCTCGCGCGGGCGCAGCGCGTACAGTCGTCCGCCGTGCTGTCGGTAGCCGACCGGGGTTCCGTCCACCGTCAGCGTGCCGCCGTCGAGGGTCTCCAGGTGGTTGATGCAGCGCAGGAACGTCGACTTGCCGGAGCCGGAGGGTCCGAGCAGGCAGCAGACCTGGCCGGGGGCGACGTTGAGGTCGATGCCGCGCAGGACCTCGTGAGCGCCGAAGCGTTTGCGCACGCCGTCGGCATGCACCATCGCGGTGGTCATCGCAGGCCCTCCCGTGGGTTGGTCACGCCTCGCCCGAAGCGGCGTTCGACGAAGTACTGCCCGACCGACAGCACGCTGACCAGGGCGAGGTACCACAGCGCTGCGACGACCAGCAGCGGGATGACCTTGTAGTTGCCGCCGTAGACGCCCTGCACGACGGTCATGAGGTCCCGTCCGGCGATGACCGACACCAGCGCGGTCGACTTCAGCATGGTGATGGTCTCGTTGCCCATCGGCGGGATGATGACCCGCATCGCCTGCGGCAGCACGATGCGCCGCAGGGTCAGCCCGGGTGGCATGCCCAGGGCGTGTGCCGCTTCGGTCTGTCCCCGGTCGACGGCGAGCAACCCGCCCCGGACGATCTCGGCCGCGTAGGCCATCTCGTTGAGCGACAGCGCCAGGACCGCCGCCGTGGTTCCGGAGATGACGACGCTGGTGGGCTGGTCGAACACCGCGCCCAGCCCGGGCAGCGCCACGGTGATGCGGGGGAACAGCGCGCCGAGGAAACCCCAGAAGATGATCTGTACGAGCAGGGGCGTACCGCGGAAGAACCAGATGAAACTCCACGCGAAGCCGCGCAGTACCGGGTTGGCCGACAGGCGCAGCACGGCCAGCACGATCGCCCCGGCGGTGCCGAGGACCATCGCGACACCGGTGAGCGCCAAGGTGACGCCGACGCCGCGCAGCACGTAGTCCTTGAACAGGTAACTGCCGATGGTCGCCGGTTCCAGATTGGGGCTGCGCAGCAGCGTGACGAGGAACAGGGCCGCCACCGCGAACAGCACCGCCGCGGTCACCCAGCGGCCATAGTGGCGCACCGGCACGGCCCGCACACTCGTGATCTCCATGGCTATCCTTCGCGAAGAGCAACCGCCGGGCACGGCCACGGTCCGCCCTCAATCGG
Protein-coding regions in this window:
- a CDS encoding cyanophycinase, whose product is MSARPSFLRVVPALLCAATVAIGPVAMPGQAHAARQSGGSLVLVGGGLSDDNAAVYGDIVRLAGGAGRARIGIITAAAPVPAEDPDAGTPDCNNSVCNGDYYAALFQRYGAHAEWIPIDLDHIAAADDPAVVAQVNRLSGFFFGGGDQYRYVTTMQRAGGADSPALAAIRARLHAGAVVAGTSAGAQIQAGRDMVTGGESYEGLRDGSTPGYFDDASKLGYLPAGGFGFFRAGLLDTHFSHRGRWGRSARLAADTGHDRVFGLDQDTALEVTGVGGRHESMRVLGASGVHVLDLRHARARTGVDGWRIRGVRWTRLSDGDGYDARAWRLRTNKPGYRGTAPGCPAAAADVFGREVLSTLAADLAGRRECRTAAGRTSEQHPAFVVDLRRGQRFTAYGVGSAATYSGLRVSIRGA
- a CDS encoding M20 family metallopeptidase; its protein translation is MNLRDAAWQRHPAYLQRLGRLVNIDSGSRDVTGLHRVAGLLAAWTEKAGLQTRRIPLRDATGAPLGDAVLARIRGTGTRRVLLAAHLDTVFPPGTAASRPFRVDGGRAYGPGVCDDKGGVLAGLAAIESLLLCGRTSFGELVLLATPDEEIGSVGSRALLDRLARETDVALCLECARENGDLVSGRKGVADIKVTLRGRAAHAGIEPERGAHAALAAARLTIALQELNGRWPSVTVNVGVLQAGERANVVPEQATLVVDVRSDRTDAFEHALAAITAAAHEPRVPGVSAVVSVIAPTPPWEGSAGTDELIKLAKQVGTELDVPVQAAQTGGCADANLLAAAGVPVLDGLGPVGGDDHSAAEWLDLASVAPRVALLAGLVDTVAS
- a CDS encoding amino acid ABC transporter ATP-binding protein; this encodes MTTAMVHADGVRKRFGAHEVLRGIDLNVAPGQVCCLLGPSGSGKSTFLRCINHLETLDGGTLTVDGTPVGYRQHGGRLYALRPREVATRRREIGMVFQRFNLFGHLTVLQNITEAPVHVLREPVAQAREQAAVLLERVGLADKAGAYPAQLSGGQQQRVAIARALAMRPKLMLFDEPTSALDPELVGEVLDVMRDLAADGMTMIVVTHEMGFASQVADQVVFLDGGAVVETGTPAEVLGNPRSERTRAFLSKVL
- a CDS encoding amino acid ABC transporter permease encodes the protein MEITSVRAVPVRHYGRWVTAAVLFAVAALFLVTLLRSPNLEPATIGSYLFKDYVLRGVGVTLALTGVAMVLGTAGAIVLAVLRLSANPVLRGFAWSFIWFFRGTPLLVQIIFWGFLGALFPRITVALPGLGAVFDQPTSVVISGTTAAVLALSLNEMAYAAEIVRGGLLAVDRGQTEAAHALGMPPGLTLRRIVLPQAMRVIIPPMGNETITMLKSTALVSVIAGRDLMTVVQGVYGGNYKVIPLLVVAALWYLALVSVLSVGQYFVERRFGRGVTNPREGLR